CAAGGAAGGTGGGGGGCGAGGCAAGGGCAAAAATGTCCGGTCGCACCGTGAAATCCTGCTTCCCGACGAGGTTCAGGACGTGTTGAAGGATCATCTGGAGCGGCTGGGCCGTCTGCGGGCGGATCTCGGGCCCGCCTGGGGCATCAAGCGCGTGTGTACCGAGGAGACGCGTGAAAAGAAGCGCCAGGCCGCGTTGAAGCAGTGGGGCCGTGGCTTTGACCAGACCTTGAAGCCGGCCAAGCCCGTACCGACTGAAACGCATGAATGGCTGTTCCCCACCCCGAGGGGCACGCGCGACCACAAGAACAACATTGGGCGGCGGTGGCGCCGAATCCTGCAGACGGCGGGCATGGAGCACCGCGTCTTCCACACCGTACGCGCGACGTGCATCACCGCTGCTCTGGAGGCCAAGGTTCCCCTCAACGAGATTCAGGCGATGGTGGGTCACGCCTCGCCGGTCATGACGCTGCTGTATTCACACCGGCCCAAACAGAGCACGGCCGCCAAGCGGATGGCGGCGCAGCTCGGCCTCGCCGGCATCCTGAAGAAGCGCAAGCCCTGAGCCATCCGGTCTGAGGACGGCGCCGACTGACCAGTCGGCGCCGTGTCTTTGATCTGTTGGTGGGCGCGCCAGCGTCAGCGCGGAGTGACCCCAATTCAACCCACTCGCGGCGCGCCAGCACACTATCCTGCGTACCACTGCACCCCATGAATTCGCCGAGAAGTGGCGTATCGAGGCCGGCCGCCTGAGCGAGCGCGCCGGCTACCAGGACCACTGGCGCGACCTGTGTGCCCTGCTCGGCGAGCCCACGCCCACCCAGGCCGGCCTCGGCGACGACTACGCGTTCGAGCGCCACGTGAAGAAGGTCGGTACTGGCGAGACCGGCTTCGCCGATGTGTTTAAGCGGGGGCACTTCATCGTCGAGTACAAGGCCCAGGGCAAGAGCCTCGGCAAGGCGTGGCAGCAGGCCCTGCTCTACGCGTCCGAGCTCGGCAACCCGCCCCTGCTCGTCGTGTGCGACCTCAACCGCATCGAGATCCACACCAACTTCACTGGGTCGTCCCCGCGTACCATCGCCCTGACCCTGGACGACATCGAGCGCGACGCCCCCGTCGGCGGCGACCTGACGGCCCTGAGCGCCCTGCGTGCCCTGTTCCGCGACCCAGGGCTGCTCGATCCCCGCCAGCTGCGCGAGCGCGTCACGCAGGACGCCACCGCCCAGGTGGGCCAGGTCGCGCAGGCATTGACCGCGCGCGGCGTCGACCAGACCCGCGCGGCGCACTTCCTGATGCGCGAGGTCTTCGCCGTGTTCGCCGAGGACGTTGGCCTGCTGCCACGTGGCCTGATGACGCGAGTCCTCAAACGCGCTCAGCTGCCCCCAGATCGCAGCGAAAGTAACTTCCAGGAGCTGTTCGCGGCCATGCAGGGCGGCGGGGACTTCTGGGGCGAGGATGTCCGGCACTTCAACGGAGGGCTGTTCGACGATGGCGCGGCGCTGCCGATCACCGAGGGGGACGCGCGGGCGCTGTTACAGGCGGTGACGCTCGACTGGGCGCAGGTAGAGCCCGAGATCTTCGAGACGCTCTTCGAGAACTCGCTGGACGACGTGACGCGCAGCAAGCGCGGAAGGTGACCCTGACCGGGGTTTACAACGACGTCGAGCGGCTGCGCGTGACGCCGAACGCGACGCATCCTGTCGCGTCGCTGGTGACCGCCCACGCTCGCCTCGACCAGGCTGTGGCCGCGGCCTACGGCTGGGAGTGGCCGCTGGCCGACGACGAGGTTCTGGCGCGGCTGCTGGCGCTGAACTTGGCGCGCGCCGCTGGCTGATCTACCCTCCCAGATCGCCGAAGCCCACCTCGCCGAGCGCGCTCCCCTCAGCATCGAGCCAGCGTGTGCGGTGCGCCTCGGTGAGGTGTGGGAACTCGGCACTGTCGTACTGCGCTGCGATGGCCGCGGCCGGCACTGAGCGTGTTCTGGCGGCGTTGCGCCGCTGGGCGACATGTTCGGGCGTCGTCCACACCAGCAGCGTGGTCAACGCGCCGTAATCGTGGCCGAGACCCAGCACCGCCCGGCGGAAGTCCTTGCGCAGCGACGTCGCGTCCCACACCACCTTCCGATGCCGGCGCAGGGCCTCCTTCAGGCGCTCCCGGGCGAGCTGCATTACCTGCCCGTTGAGCTTCTGGCTGCCCGCGTCCCCGCCGAGTTCCAGTCGCAGCGCGTCGAGCGAGATGATCTCGTGCTCCGGCAGGTGTTCCCGCACGAAGGTGCTCTTCCCACTGCCGCTCGGCGCCACCGTCACCACCAGCTCGGGGAAGCCGGCCCGGGCCGGGTGGCTGCGGGCGACAGCCTCATCCGGCGTGGTGATCAGGCCCTCCTCGAACGCCTGGATGCCACGGCCCAGCGTGAGGTCACGGAGATTATCCGTGCCCGGGACGTGCCCGGCAATGTGCTCGGCCCAGCCGGCATAGGGCGCGTCTCCGTAGACCCCATGCTCCTGCGCACCGAGGGCAAACAGTTCCACCCACTCGAGCTTCTCCTGCTGATCCGCCGTGATCCGGCCCCGCAGGTCCGCTCGCTCGAGCAGCGTGAGCAGTTCAAGGTCGACCTGCCGCGCGAGGCGCCAGTACGCGGCGGCGCTGCCGTTCTCCACCGTGCGGGTGAGCTGGTGATGGTGGCCCACCAGGCCCAGGACGCCCCAAGTCGTCGGCCAGTCGAGGCCGAGCGCGCTCAGCCGGTACGCGAGCTCCGACCGTCCCCGCTCGGCGTGGCGGGGCGAGACGATCCGCGTCTGGCCGTGATCATCCTGCTCTTCTCGGGTGGTGAGAACCTTGCCCACGTCATGGAGCAGCGCGCCGAGCAGCAGGATGAGGCGGCGCTCCGGGGAGAGGCCGTGTTTCGCGGCCAGTGTGTCGGCTTCCCGGAGCACCAGCGCGGTGTGGACGGCCACGTCGCCCTCGCCGTGCCACTCGGGCTCTTGGGGCGTGCCGGCCAGCCGGGGCAGCAGGGGCAGCGCGGCGCCGAGCGCGACGATGAGCTGTGCCGCGTCCGGGGTGGCGCCGGCCTTCAGCGCCGCGAGTGCCGGATGCAGGGGGGTGGTCGTGATCATGGCCGCGTCCTCAGCCGGTTGGGAACGACCTCCCCGTGCATCCAGTGCTGATCGGTCTGCACGTGCCCGCGCCGCACGTACTTGGCGAGCGATGTGCCAAAGTCCTCGTAGGCGAAGCTGTCGGTGACCCGCACGACGTAGCCCTCGGTGGTGTCGAAGTTGATCTCGAGGGCGCGGGTCAAGGCCTCGTCCCAGGGGCCGCGGTACAGCTCGCGCGGCGTGGGCAGGGCGAGCTCCTCGGCCCACATTCGGGTCTCGTCCCAGGACAGGGCACGGTTGTGCTCGTCCCACACGGAAAAGAGGTAAAAGTAGCCCTCGAGGTCGTCGTAGGCAATGGAATGTCGGGCATAGAGGTACTCGCCGCACAGCCGCCAGCCCTCGGGGATGCGGTAGCCGAGCTCGGCCTGCAGGGCCTTCATCAAGTCGCGTGAGGGATGGGGTCGGGGGTCGAGCGAGCGGGCGTGGACATGTTTCGGGTAGACCGAGGTGGACTCGCCGTCGAGCTTCTCGGTGATGACGACCTCGCGGCCGTGGAACTGATCCGCGCTGCCCAGCACCTGGTCGTCGGAGGTGAGGCCCGGCGACCACGGCAGGTGGGAGGTGCGGGGGTACTTGTAGTGGCGTTCCATGGTGGGCCTCGAAGCGATGGTATGGCTCGCAGGGGGCGGCGCACATGCGCCAGATAGCGCATGAACCTCGACGCCAACGGACTCCAGATCAAGAGTTTCCAGGCGGGCAAGAAGCGTGATGACCTCGAAGGCCCACGCGGTAGGGGATTGACTTTCCCCGGTCTCGTGGGCCTTCATGCGAAGTGACCATGCCACGCACCTCCACCCTAGCGCTCAGCATCGTGACCGCGCTGCTGAACCGGGCCACCAGCGTCAGGTGGCCTCGCCGCGTTCACGAGCGTCAAGATGAGCACCCTGTGCCAGAGACGGGCACAGGAGACTTTCACCACCTCCGCCGATCTCCGGCGTCAAGCCAGGCCACCAACCCACCAGCAAAATCCAGTCTCGAATTACGCTATTTACATATCTCATTCTTCCAGTTAAGCTGAAAGGTGAAGCGCCCCACCATCCTACCCACACGAGGTTCCTGCATGATCGTCGAAACCAAGCTCATCGGCCGCCGCACTCCGTTCGAACGCCGCCCCATCGACCTGCCGGACGGGCCGCACACGCTGCGTGGACTGCTGACGCATCTGGTTCACCACGAGGTCGCCGCGTACCACGAGCGGCAGGCCAGCGTGGGCGTGCTACGCATCATGACCGAGCGCGAGTTGCAGGACGCCGTGGCCGGGGGCCGCGTGGCGGTGGCCCCGCAGGAACGCGGCGTGGCTGTGAATGCCGACGACGCCACCCGAACCGCCCTGACCGCCTTCGGAGATGGGCTGTACTACGTGTTCATCGACGACCGGCAGGTCTCCGATCTCGACGCGCCCGTGGCCCTGCGCCCCGACAGCACCCTGCTGATCGTGCGCCTGACCGCGCTGGCCGGGGGCTGACCATGGACGTTCAGGAACTGTTGCGCTCGTATGAGCAGCCGTGGAAGGCCGACTTCGAGACGCGGCTGGGCACCCTGCCGCCGGGCATCGTCACGATCATTCGAGACAAGCTGAACGGACTCTCCGCAGCGGATCAGGCGTTCACTGATCTCCTCCATACCAGCGACGCCGCCGCCCGCTACGCCATCGCCGCCGTGTTCTTCCCGCACTTCCCGGATGTGGCCGCCGGCACGCTGGACGCCCTGCTGACCCGGCACCCCTATCCGCAGGGCTACGCCCGCCGCGCCTTCCGCGCCCCCGGCCATAGGCTGGCGGCAGCGCACGCGCAGGCGTGGCTGTGGCAGACGTGGCACGTGACCCGCGAGTACCCGCAGCCCATCGAGTGGTTCGCGGTGCACGCGGGCCTGCTGAACGCGTGGCAGGCGCAGGGCCTGGGCCTGCTGCTGGCGCAGGCGATCAGCGACGGCCACGAGGAGGTCTTCCAGATCCTGCGCGACACCGCCGGCACGCAGCACCCGGTCGCCCGCATGGGCCGCCACGTGCCCGCCGCCCTGCTGTCGAGCACCCGCGAGGACGCCTGGGCCCTGGCCGAGGGCCTGCTGCTCGCCGCCCAGCGCCAGGAAGGACTGCGGCAGGTGATCCTGGAAGCGGTGGACGAGGCCAGCGTGGACGCCTTCACGCGGACGCTGCGCGTGATCCTGAAGGAAGATCTGCTGCGCTTCGCCGCCACGCTGCGGGCCGCGTGCGTGTGGTTCGGCCTGAACTACGACGTGACCGACGTGAAGATCGTGCGGGCGCTGCTGACCCAGGCCCTGACGTACCTGGAGGATGAAGACGCCGCCCGCACGGCCGTGACCTCCGGCCCGGCGGTGGACGCCTACCTCGCCCTGTTCGTGCTGGGCATGCGCGCCGCCGTGCAGGCCGCCGATCTGGCCCGCCCCCTGCTGACCGACCCGGACGCGGCCCACCGCATGGGCGCCGCCCAGTACCTGATCGCGGCCGACCTCCTGACGGACGAGGATCGCCGCACGCTGCTGCGGGACGCCGACCTGCGCCTCGGCGCGCTGGCCGGAACGGCGGTAAACCGCTGGGGAACCGGCAGCCCCCTGTTCACCTTCGAGGAGTACGAAACTTACGCCCTGCGCCTGCCAGACGCCCCGCGGCACGACCCGCTGCTGTTCCCGTGGCTGGGGCACGTTCCCGCCCGCAGTGACGCGCTCGACACCCTGCCCATCCTGCGTGGCGAGCGGCCCTTCTCGGCGCTGGCCCCGCACCTGGGCGGGATGAGCAGTTATGGCAAGAGCGTGCTGCTGCGTCAGCTGGGCGAACATGCGAAGTCGCACCTGCTGGACGCGCCCACCCGAACCCTGCTGCTCACGCTGCTCCAGGATCGCAACAGCAGCGTGTCGCAGGAGGCCGTGACCGTCATGGCCCACTTCACGCCCCACCCGGACGAGGTCGCCGTGGTGCACACTCTGCTCAAGCGCAAGAGCGGCGACCTGCGCCGGGGCCTGATCCGACTGCTGGCCGCCGACCCGGAGATCGCGCAGACCAGCGCCACGGCGCTGCTGGGCACCACGAACGCCGAGCAGCGGCAGGCGGGCCTGCAACTGCTGCTGGAGACCGGCCGCCCCGCCCCCCAGGGCTTCACCCCGAAGAACGTCACCGAGCAGACGCTGCTGGCCCGCCTGACCGACCCCGGCTCACAGGTCACGCTGCGCGACGGCCTGGGCCTGTTCGACCCGGCCGGCCTCACGCGGCCCACGCCGCCGACCGTGCAGGAGCGCGACTATCCGGCCGACCTGCAGCGCGGCGCAGCGCTGCTGCGTTC
The Deinococcus sp. KSM4-11 DNA segment above includes these coding regions:
- a CDS encoding type IIL restriction-modification enzyme MmeI yields the protein MRTTAPHEFAEKWRIEAGRLSERAGYQDHWRDLCALLGEPTPTQAGLGDDYAFERHVKKVGTGETGFADVFKRGHFIVEYKAQGKSLGKAWQQALLYASELGNPPLLVVCDLNRIEIHTNFTGSSPRTIALTLDDIERDAPVGGDLTALSALRALFRDPGLLDPRQLRERVTQDATAQVGQVAQALTARGVDQTRAAHFLMREVFAVFAEDVGLLPRGLMTRVLKRAQLPPDRSESNFQELFAAMQGGGDFWGEDVRHFNGGLFDDGAALPITEGDARALLQAVTLDWAQVEPEIFETLFENSLDDVTRSKRGR
- a CDS encoding AAA family ATPase — protein: MITTTPLHPALAALKAGATPDAAQLIVALGAALPLLPRLAGTPQEPEWHGEGDVAVHTALVLREADTLAAKHGLSPERRLILLLGALLHDVGKVLTTREEQDDHGQTRIVSPRHAERGRSELAYRLSALGLDWPTTWGVLGLVGHHHQLTRTVENGSAAAYWRLARQVDLELLTLLERADLRGRITADQQEKLEWVELFALGAQEHGVYGDAPYAGWAEHIAGHVPGTDNLRDLTLGRGIQAFEEGLITTPDEAVARSHPARAGFPELVVTVAPSGSGKSTFVREHLPEHEIISLDALRLELGGDAGSQKLNGQVMQLARERLKEALRRHRKVVWDATSLRKDFRRAVLGLGHDYGALTTLLVWTTPEHVAQRRNAARTRSVPAAAIAAQYDSAEFPHLTEAHRTRWLDAEGSALGEVGFGDLGG
- a CDS encoding RNA ligase family protein, with amino-acid sequence MERHYKYPRTSHLPWSPGLTSDDQVLGSADQFHGREVVITEKLDGESTSVYPKHVHARSLDPRPHPSRDLMKALQAELGYRIPEGWRLCGEYLYARHSIAYDDLEGYFYLFSVWDEHNRALSWDETRMWAEELALPTPRELYRGPWDEALTRALEINFDTTEGYVVRVTDSFAYEDFGTSLAKYVRRGHVQTDQHWMHGEVVPNRLRTRP